In Mangifera indica cultivar Alphonso chromosome 7, CATAS_Mindica_2.1, whole genome shotgun sequence, the genomic window AACTTGATATTAATTTTGGTGTTGCAGGAAAGACAGTTTCACAACCCACAGAGCCTTCTGTGATGCCCTAGCTGAAGAGAACCAGAAGACCAACAAGGGGAAAATGGCTCACACTGGCTCGGACCAAGAAACCCAGATGGCTCCTGACATCGCGCCTGCCGGGCTCATGCCTATGCCGGCGAAAACTGGCCTGAATACGGCGCCAACAGGTGCCATGTTCTCGAACAACTCTTCAGGAGGCAGCTTGTTTTCTACAGCTTCTTTGTCGGCTACGGCATTGTTGCAGAAGGCGGCTCAAATGGGTGCCACTTCCAGTAACGGTACCAGAACTTCTTCTCTTGTGACAAGCATGGCGCCACCGTTTACCACCACAATGCAGCAACAGATTCATCAGAATAATCAGATTTTGAACCCCATTTTCACTGAGGTGGCGGTTGATGACCAGAGCCCAGCCATGAATGATATTGGGATGTTTTTCAGGTTTCTAGACCATCAAAATAATCTATCAATGAAGAATCTGAACCAGAACAACATTGCTAATGATAAACTGGATAACAATCCAGATTTGATTAACAGCATTAACACTAGTGGAGCAAATAACAATCCAACTGGGTTCGATTCAACATTTTGTGGGGACATGATGACCGTTGATTTCCTAGGAGTTGAGGAGCCAAGACCGATCAGGGACCTCCTTCAGAATCAACATCAATCAAGGGTTCATCAAATGCAAGGTTTGAACAATTTTCAGCAGTATGCAGCAATGGAGAAGCATATGTGGGGAGTCTAGCTAGATATGAAGATATGCTTTTTATTTTAGCTTATTTAGTTTATTGAACATTTGACTTTCATTTTGTAACTTTCGGTGGAACTTAGAAGGGTCATGCATGTCTTGCTGAAGAGCGAGGCATAGAGGATTTTGGTtgagatatatcaattttaattagacTTTTTATCTTATACCCTTAATTCTGAGTTATATCTCTCATGGAAATACTTTAATTATGAAGAAGCAGGCATGACATTcctatatacatttttttagcaATGCCATACTTAcaccttttttattatataaataagtatataaataatatatcgtcgtatgattaagtattatcatataagtatatcatttgtgtacttaaaattatgtacacataattttattgatactaTTTTTCATACAAcgatataaaatcaattttgaattttattatttgtgagTTTATATGAGTTATACTACGTGCATCCATTTGAGTACACAAGTAGACACACttaagtgtatatttatttatgtactcaaaattgatatgtataatACTGCTTAATATTCCTAAGATTCTGTCATTTTCACAAGAAGATAATGTTTTTGTACCCAAAAACATTTTTCAccaatatattctttaaaacaCCTTTCACGTGCAAAGTATAGCTCAGCTTTTGCCTTAAAATCCACTATGAAAACCAGGAGCAAAATCTTATTGATTTCGCTACAAGAAGTGTATACATTTTTATGGCACTAGCTAGCTAGAAGCTTGATGTATTTCAAGAAGCAACACGCAggatgatatataatatattcatgATACATAGCTAGAAATTGTTTAGAATATCTCTTCAGTTGAATGAATGTGCCAATGATAACCTTACATTCAAACAGGATTTATTCCTCGAAAAATCCAAACtttgaaatatcaaaacttCAAAAGGAAGTGTCAACAAATCCCTGGAGGAAGCTGCGTGTGGCTCTTAAGAATTTCATTTACCAAGGTTGCCTCTGAGAAATCATAGACATAGACATAGACAGTCCAGACAACACAGCCCacatcataaaattaatatctcAAGCCACGGTCACCAAACGGGAAATATCATCCTTTTCATGAAGtacttttgtttttgtaaatattatggTCTGGtaaattatgttttgaactGCAGAATTCATATACCCGGAAAGCTGGGTGGGAGGCAAGACGTTGTAGTATAGAGAGATTTTGAGAGATCACTTGACTCAACCCCCTCAACAATGGGCGGCTCAAGAATATTAATGAAGCAGTTGCTGCATTTGGACCTTATGGTTCAAGTGGACAGCTAAACGTTAGTGTTACAGTCTCACCAGTCCTCATCAAAGTGTTTTACAGGTGTTAGTTTGTGGGGAGGTAGAGTTTGGAGCTCAAAGTTCTCATTTTCCGACTGTATCGATATTGAACCATTTGGAGGGCCAAAGGGAAGGGAAGATGCCATAGTTCAGATGATCACAGAAGTGAAGGGAACTCTAATAGAATCAAAGTCTTTCTCTGAAGTCTTCTGATAATGATCCTCATAAACAATATGATGCCATCAAATCAGATAAGCCCTTGAATTTCACAAGAAGTTTCATCAATTTGCAATAAACATTTTGCTATCATTTTCCCTAAAGCATCTATAATCTGGCTACTTAAAATATAAGCACATTAAgttaaaaataccaaaaataaatacattggTATATTACAGTTCTATCTGGGGCATAATGTGGCAGCTATAAGAATTAGCTATCCTGTGACTAAATTACAATTATTGTACACTAATTCAAGCACAAGTTATCTGTTTGTGCTTCATAACATCATCCAAGTTCTTAGAAACAGCTGCAGTTAAATTAGGATCCTCAAATCCAAGCTCTGTACCAAGCCTGTCATAGCAAggtaaagtaaaaatttttcttttaatattctCAAGAAAAGGggctttcaaaaaaaaaattctggtactgaatataatgcattcccccaaaaaatgaaatgacaactgtgaataaataaaaaaaagtttgaaacacAGGTCATATTGGCTTACAGCCAAATGGAACAAATCAATCTTTTTCTCCATTAACAAAGgtagaatttcaattttaaaatcattaatgtAGATAATAAGACATTTAAATGCCCGAATTGCTTACTTTGGATCAAGCACCAATTTCTGGACTTCTTTGATAGCTGAACTTGCTGCATATAGTGATATTTTGCCGACCTGCATTAGTACAAAATCAGAAAATTCCTTATTATAACATGCCTAACATtacttttacaaaaaaaatatagaaagaaataagagaagGAAAGGGAATACAAATAAAGGggagaaagaaattttaaggGAAAAGGAAGGCACTGAGTACTTCTGGGAAAATTTTCCTTTCCCTGACCTCCAAAACTTGAAGTTTTGCTTCATGCTCACTCGGAAGGCAATGGATTTCTTCAACCAACCTCACAGCCTCTCCAAGGCTTTcaggaaataaaaaatcaagGCCCAACTGGACAGTGGACTGACAATTTTACAACAAGGAAACAAGTTATTCAGCATAACATTATGAAAATCTGGAATAACACTATCAAAACCACAAGGCCGACCTAAAACTAGTATATCTAgacttttttttcccttctttaaAATCCCAATCAACTAAAAGCATCCTCCAGAACTACTTTACAGATGATGAT contains:
- the LOC123219905 gene encoding protein indeterminate-domain 12-like, coding for MSNIIGDCALSLSSSPSGGDEARYENQEQELLTHLHGGSSSLPLNTKTNSNGSTSTAQHQPPPQAKKRKRNLPGNPDPAAEVIALSPNSLMATNRFVCEICNKGFQRDQNLQLHRRGHNLPWKLKQRTSGEIRKRVYVCPEPSCVHHNPARALGDLTGIKKHFSRKHGEKKLKCDKCSRKYAVYSDWKAHSKTCGNKEYKCDCGSIFSRKDSFTTHRAFCDALAEENQKTNKGKMAHTGSDQETQMAPDIAPAGLMPMPAKTGLNTAPTGAMFSNNSSGGSLFSTASLSATALLQKAAQMGATSSNGTRTSSLVTSMAPPFTTTMQQQIHQNNQILNPIFTEVAVDDQSPAMNDIGMFFRFLDHQNNLSMKNLNQNNIANDKLDNNPDLINSINTSGANNNPTGFDSTFCGDMMTVDFLGVEEPRPIRDLLQNQHQSRVHQMQGLNNFQQYAAMEKHMWGV